One Kribbella sp. NBC_00662 genomic region harbors:
- a CDS encoding CPBP family intramembrane glutamic endopeptidase has product MLTREIWLVLALSLGASGVAAVISFAGVLTSSKPISGQTAVIVGSRAPGRPWLDLSWQVFAIVTALVPVALVGHFLARGGETLRTIGFDLRDRLRDLGRGTAIAAIIGGAGLLFYIGAHATGANLTVDPSQLPDYWWRIPILIAVSAQNAVLEEVIVLGYLNHRLDQLGWSVRRATVTSSLVRGSYHLYQGLGGFAGNVIMGVIFTWLYRRWGRIMPLVVAHTLIDTGALIGATYLLGKVSWLPS; this is encoded by the coding sequence GTGCTTACGCGGGAGATCTGGTTGGTGCTGGCGCTCTCGCTGGGAGCCTCCGGGGTGGCGGCGGTTATCTCGTTTGCGGGGGTGCTGACCTCGTCGAAGCCGATCAGTGGGCAGACGGCGGTGATTGTGGGGTCGCGGGCTCCGGGGCGGCCTTGGCTGGATCTGAGTTGGCAGGTGTTTGCGATCGTGACCGCGCTGGTGCCGGTCGCGCTCGTCGGGCATTTCCTCGCGCGCGGCGGTGAGACCCTGCGGACGATCGGCTTCGACCTGCGCGACCGGCTGCGGGACCTCGGACGCGGTACGGCGATCGCGGCGATCATCGGCGGAGCGGGCCTGCTGTTCTACATCGGTGCACACGCGACCGGCGCCAACCTGACCGTCGATCCGTCGCAGCTGCCCGACTACTGGTGGCGGATCCCGATCCTGATCGCGGTCTCCGCGCAGAACGCCGTACTCGAGGAAGTCATCGTGCTCGGCTACCTCAACCACCGGCTCGACCAGCTCGGCTGGTCGGTCCGGCGCGCGACCGTGACCAGCTCGCTGGTCCGCGGCTCGTACCACCTCTACCAGGGCCTCGGCGGCTTCGCCGGCAACGTGATCATGGGAGTGATCTTCACCTGGCTGTACCGCCGCTGGGGCCGGATCATGCCGCTGGTCGTCGCGCACACCCTGATCGACACCGGCGCGCTGATCGGTGCGACGTATCTGCTGGGCAAGGTCTCCTGGCTACCCAGTTGA
- a CDS encoding TetR/AcrR family transcriptional regulator: MATSRGPYAKGVAKREEILRAALEVIARHGYRKTSTRELAAAVGLSEAGLLHYFGSKEKLFEAVLRARDEADRTRFADSSDPIDLLSTVVRHNASVPGLVELYSTFSAEAGDADHNSHDYFVDRYASIRASLAEAVRTRQSAGTFTPQADPETIATVLIALSDGLQIQSQYALPTAPAALFNHLLDLLSTPARDS; the protein is encoded by the coding sequence ATGGCGACTTCCAGAGGTCCGTACGCGAAGGGTGTCGCGAAGCGGGAGGAGATCCTGCGCGCCGCCCTCGAGGTGATCGCACGCCACGGCTACCGGAAGACGTCGACACGCGAGCTCGCCGCCGCGGTCGGCCTGAGCGAGGCCGGCCTCCTGCACTACTTCGGCTCGAAGGAAAAACTCTTCGAGGCAGTACTCCGAGCCCGCGACGAGGCCGACCGCACCCGCTTCGCCGACTCGTCCGATCCGATCGACCTGCTCTCGACCGTCGTCCGCCACAACGCTTCGGTGCCGGGCCTGGTCGAGCTCTACTCGACCTTCTCCGCCGAGGCCGGCGACGCCGACCACAACTCCCACGACTACTTCGTAGACCGCTACGCGAGCATCCGGGCCTCCCTCGCCGAAGCAGTCCGCACCCGCCAGTCCGCCGGCACCTTCACCCCTCAGGCAGACCCCGAAACCATCGCCACAGTCCTCATCGCCCTCTCGGACGGCCTGCAAATCCAATCCCAGTACGCCCTACCCACCGCACCGGCAGCCCTCTTCAACCACCTGCTGGATCTGCTGTCCACGCCCGCGCGAGATAGTTGA
- a CDS encoding beta-glucosidase produces MNFDDLLGRLTLEDKVRILTGQDFWSTYALPSIGLRSMVLSDGPSGVRGPVWDERDPSLNLPSATALSSSWDLDIAHRYGVVSALEARRKNVDVVLGPTINLHRSPLGGRHFEAFSEDPVLTAELAAAYVAGVQELGVGATPKHYVANDFETDRFTANVVVDERTLREVYLLAFEKAVTESKAWLVMSAYNSINGATASENDLLETPLNTDWGFDGVVVSDWTAVRSVESAKHSQDLAMPGPIGAWGDALVEAVRSGEVKEDAIDRKVLRILALAARVGALEGFEKPADVPQVDGTAFARTAAAEGTVLLANNNELPWGNLQRVAVIGHNARDARTQGGGSATVIPSAVVSPLDGIRKALPNAEVTYSLGAVVQEGVAELPPATMTNPETGERGGRVRFLTADGTELYAEDRFSSALVYLGGDAPIAESTVFEFRTTWTPAESGPIKLGFASVGRGRIFADGKLLREDTAVPVGTDLGAALLSPPSISTPLDVTAGTPVDVRVELDLPKLEGGLSNAFGIVIGVEPGNDDPQALIDEAVAAARAADVALVVVGTNSKVESEGYDRTSLALPGRQDDLVRAVAAANPRTVVVVNAGSPVLLPWRDDVAATLATYFGGQEYGDALADVLLGRTEPGGRLPTTWPREESDVPVIDVTPKDGVVRYDEGIHIGYRAWLKAGTEPAYEFGHGLGYTTWELSDLRANDPTSVALTVRNTGDRAGKHVVQVYAERPDSTLDRPVRWLAGFAVVRLDAGQAREITVALHEHTFEHWDNGWTTEPGTFTLRAGSSVSDLALTAELEILR; encoded by the coding sequence ATGAACTTCGACGACCTGCTCGGCCGGCTCACCCTCGAGGACAAGGTCCGGATCCTCACCGGCCAGGACTTCTGGTCGACGTACGCGCTCCCGTCGATCGGGCTGCGCTCGATGGTGCTGTCCGACGGCCCGAGCGGGGTCCGCGGCCCGGTCTGGGACGAGCGCGACCCGTCGCTCAACCTCCCGTCGGCCACCGCGCTCTCGTCGTCCTGGGACCTCGACATCGCCCATCGGTACGGCGTGGTGTCGGCGCTCGAGGCCCGCCGGAAGAACGTCGACGTCGTCCTCGGCCCGACCATCAACCTGCACCGTTCGCCGCTCGGCGGCCGGCACTTCGAGGCGTTCAGCGAGGACCCGGTGCTGACCGCGGAGCTCGCCGCGGCGTACGTCGCCGGAGTCCAGGAGCTCGGCGTCGGCGCGACCCCGAAGCACTACGTGGCGAACGACTTCGAGACCGACCGCTTCACCGCGAACGTCGTCGTCGACGAGCGCACGCTCCGCGAGGTCTACCTGCTCGCGTTCGAGAAGGCCGTCACCGAGTCGAAGGCGTGGCTCGTGATGAGCGCCTACAACTCGATCAACGGCGCGACCGCGTCGGAGAACGACCTGCTCGAGACCCCACTCAACACCGACTGGGGATTCGACGGCGTCGTGGTCAGCGACTGGACCGCCGTACGCAGCGTGGAGAGCGCCAAGCACTCCCAGGACCTCGCGATGCCCGGTCCGATCGGTGCCTGGGGCGACGCACTCGTCGAGGCGGTCCGGTCCGGCGAGGTCAAGGAGGACGCGATCGACCGCAAGGTCCTCCGTATCCTCGCGCTCGCCGCCCGCGTCGGTGCGCTCGAAGGCTTCGAGAAGCCGGCCGACGTACCGCAGGTCGACGGCACCGCCTTCGCCCGGACGGCGGCCGCCGAAGGCACCGTCCTGCTCGCCAACAACAACGAACTCCCCTGGGGCAACCTCCAGCGCGTCGCCGTCATCGGCCACAACGCCCGCGACGCCCGCACTCAGGGCGGCGGCAGCGCGACCGTCATCCCGTCGGCCGTCGTGTCCCCGCTCGACGGGATCCGCAAGGCACTCCCGAACGCCGAGGTCACCTACTCGCTCGGCGCCGTCGTCCAGGAAGGCGTCGCGGAGTTGCCGCCGGCAACCATGACCAATCCCGAGACCGGCGAGCGCGGCGGCCGCGTACGCTTCCTGACAGCCGACGGCACCGAGCTGTACGCCGAGGACCGGTTCTCCAGCGCGCTCGTCTACCTCGGCGGCGACGCCCCGATCGCCGAGTCAACGGTCTTCGAGTTCCGCACCACCTGGACCCCGGCCGAATCCGGTCCGATCAAGCTCGGCTTCGCGTCGGTCGGCCGCGGCCGGATCTTTGCCGACGGCAAGCTCCTCCGCGAGGACACCGCGGTCCCGGTCGGCACCGACCTCGGCGCCGCGCTGCTCTCACCGCCCTCGATCTCCACGCCGCTCGACGTGACCGCCGGTACGCCGGTCGACGTCCGCGTCGAGCTCGATCTGCCCAAGCTGGAAGGCGGTCTGAGCAACGCGTTCGGAATCGTCATCGGCGTCGAGCCGGGCAACGACGACCCGCAGGCGCTGATCGACGAGGCCGTCGCGGCCGCTCGCGCCGCGGACGTGGCACTGGTTGTCGTGGGCACCAATTCGAAGGTCGAGTCCGAAGGCTACGACCGCACCTCGCTCGCGCTCCCCGGCCGCCAGGACGACCTGGTCCGCGCGGTCGCCGCCGCCAATCCCCGGACGGTCGTCGTGGTCAACGCCGGCTCGCCTGTCCTCCTGCCCTGGCGGGACGACGTCGCGGCCACGCTCGCGACGTACTTCGGCGGTCAGGAGTACGGCGACGCGCTCGCCGACGTGCTCCTCGGCCGGACCGAGCCCGGCGGCCGTCTCCCGACCACGTGGCCGCGCGAGGAGTCAGATGTCCCGGTCATCGACGTCACTCCGAAGGATGGCGTCGTGCGGTATGACGAGGGCATCCACATCGGCTACCGCGCCTGGCTCAAGGCGGGCACCGAGCCGGCGTACGAGTTCGGCCACGGCCTCGGGTACACCACCTGGGAGCTGTCCGACCTGCGCGCCAACGACCCGACCTCGGTCGCGCTGACCGTCCGCAACACCGGCGACCGTGCCGGCAAGCACGTCGTCCAGGTGTACGCCGAACGCCCCGACAGCACGCTCGACCGTCCGGTCCGCTGGCTGGCCGGCTTCGCCGTCGTACGCCTCGATGCCGGTCAGGCCCGCGAAATCACAGTCGCCTTGCACGAGCACACCTTCGAGCACTGGGACAACGGCTGGACCACCGAGCCCGGCACCTTCACCCTCCGAGCCGGCTCGTCCGTGTCGGATCTCGCACTCACGGCCGAACTGGAGATCCTGCGCTAG
- a CDS encoding ArsR/SmtB family transcription factor: MSEFLVDADTLVNARFGTSQLTETVSAMKLLRVPVEPWYRPWKDQHVDAYQAALAANPVWAAIAESAFGTSWAADFFTVPPLEPDLALEEELGPLLTLSDDHIRADLSVVRTPLPSILLETRGLAAEAAGLLRWIWSATIEPEWPRRLRVLQADIVSRTSRLSEQGWSGVLRGLGPDVRWLGDGRIQVNRWDYPPTDVRGRDLMFIAAHTQRVNVSWRLPDRFALAYPVTGIFATTATPDEPLVQLLGRNRARILVEAAAPVSTTLLVATTGLSLATISDHLRVLTDSGLLERRRSGRSVLYWQSDTGRRVVGRPVSG, encoded by the coding sequence TTGTCCGAATTCCTGGTCGACGCCGACACCTTGGTGAATGCCCGGTTCGGTACGTCGCAGCTCACCGAGACCGTGTCGGCAATGAAGCTGCTGCGGGTGCCGGTCGAGCCGTGGTACCGCCCGTGGAAGGACCAGCACGTCGACGCCTACCAGGCGGCGCTGGCGGCAAACCCGGTCTGGGCGGCGATCGCCGAGAGTGCGTTCGGGACGAGCTGGGCGGCCGACTTCTTCACGGTCCCGCCGCTCGAGCCGGACCTCGCGCTCGAGGAGGAGCTCGGGCCGTTGCTGACCCTCTCCGACGACCACATCCGGGCGGACCTGAGCGTCGTACGCACGCCGTTGCCGTCGATCCTGCTCGAGACTCGCGGGCTCGCCGCCGAAGCGGCTGGGCTGTTGCGGTGGATCTGGAGCGCGACCATCGAACCGGAGTGGCCACGGCGGTTGCGGGTGTTGCAGGCCGACATCGTGTCGCGGACGTCGCGGCTCAGCGAGCAAGGGTGGTCGGGAGTGCTCCGCGGGCTGGGGCCGGATGTGCGGTGGCTCGGCGACGGCCGGATCCAGGTCAACCGGTGGGACTACCCGCCGACGGATGTCCGCGGTCGGGATCTGATGTTCATCGCGGCGCACACCCAACGGGTGAACGTGAGCTGGCGGCTGCCGGATCGGTTCGCGCTGGCCTACCCGGTTACGGGCATCTTCGCGACGACCGCGACGCCGGACGAGCCGTTGGTGCAACTGCTCGGGCGCAACCGCGCGCGCATCCTGGTCGAGGCCGCCGCACCGGTGAGTACGACGTTGCTGGTCGCGACGACGGGTCTGTCGCTGGCGACGATCTCCGACCATCTCCGGGTGCTGACCGACAGCGGATTGCTCGAACGCCGCCGGTCCGGGCGGTCGGTCTTGTACTGGCAGTCCGACACCGGCCGTCGCGTGGTCGGACGGCCGGTGTCGGGCTGA